Proteins encoded in a region of the Zea mays cultivar B73 chromosome 2, Zm-B73-REFERENCE-NAM-5.0, whole genome shotgun sequence genome:
- the LOC100282506 gene encoding membrane-anchored ubiquitin-fold protein 4 isoform X1 — protein sequence MAEKEGAKVGAEEMEEREQEGEAEEVEVKFRLFDGSDIGPVRCNAATTTVAALKDRVVADWPKDKQIIPKTASDVKLISGGKILENDKNVAQCRAPFGDLPSSAITMHVVVQPSSAKSKPDFRSILYPQRCM from the exons ATGGCGGAAAAAGAGGGGGCGAAGGTTGGGGCGGAAGAGATGGAAGAGCGGGAGCAGGAAGGGGAGGCGGAGGAGGTGGAGGTGAAGTTTCGTCTCTTCGACGGCTCCGACATCGGCCCCGTGCGCTGcaacgccgccaccaccaccgtcGCCGCTCTCAAGGATCGCGTCGTCGCCGACTGGCCCAAAG ATAAACAAATTATCCCAAAGACTGCTAGTGATGTAAAACTAATAAGTGGCGGCAAAATTCTAGAAAATGACAAGAATGTTGCACAGTGCAGAGCTCCTTTTGGCGATCTTCCCAGTAGTGCTATCACGATGCACGTTGTTGTTCAACCATCATCAGCCAAATCAAAACCAG ATTTCAGAAGCATATTATATCCACAGAGATGTATGTAG
- the LOC100282506 gene encoding Membrane-anchored ubiquitin-fold protein 4 — protein MAEKEGAKVGAEEMEEREQEGEAEEVEVKFRLFDGSDIGPVRCNAATTTVAALKDRVVADWPKDKQIIPKTASDVKLISGGKILENDKNVAQCRAPFGDLPSSAITMHVVVQPSSAKSKPDKKANKLPKTTRCSCTIL, from the exons ATGGCGGAAAAAGAGGGGGCGAAGGTTGGGGCGGAAGAGATGGAAGAGCGGGAGCAGGAAGGGGAGGCGGAGGAGGTGGAGGTGAAGTTTCGTCTCTTCGACGGCTCCGACATCGGCCCCGTGCGCTGcaacgccgccaccaccaccgtcGCCGCTCTCAAGGATCGCGTCGTCGCCGACTGGCCCAAAG ATAAACAAATTATCCCAAAGACTGCTAGTGATGTAAAACTAATAAGTGGCGGCAAAATTCTAGAAAATGACAAGAATGTTGCACAGTGCAGAGCTCCTTTTGGCGATCTTCCCAGTAGTGCTATCACGATGCACGTTGTTGTTCAACCATCATCAGCCAAATCAAAACCAG ATAAGAAGGCGAACAAGTTGCCCAAAACCACTCGTTGCTCATGTACCATACTGTGA